In Desulfofundulus kuznetsovii DSM 6115, the following are encoded in one genomic region:
- a CDS encoding P-II family nitrogen regulator, with product MKMIRAIIRPEKSEEVVDALAEAGYVALTKMDVVGRGKQKGIHVGSIYYDELPKVMIMLVVEDDKAAEVVEIVTRAAYTGNFGDGKIFITPVDEAYTVRTGAAGL from the coding sequence ATGAAAATGATCAGGGCCATCATCCGTCCCGAAAAAAGTGAGGAAGTGGTGGACGCCCTGGCTGAAGCCGGATACGTAGCCCTGACCAAAATGGATGTGGTTGGGCGGGGCAAGCAAAAGGGCATTCATGTGGGCAGCATATACTACGACGAGCTGCCCAAGGTGATGATCATGCTGGTGGTAGAGGACGATAAGGCGGCGGAAGTGGTGGAAATCGTTACCAGAGCTGCTTATACCGGAAACTTCGGTGACGGGAAAATCTTCATCACCCCGGTTGATGAGGCCTACACTGTACGCACCGGTGCTGCGGGGCTGTAA
- the nifH gene encoding nitrogenase iron protein, whose protein sequence is MTRKIAIYGKGGIGKSTTQQNTAAALAHFYGKKVLIHGCDPKADCTRLILGGKPQETVMDTLREFGEDAVTIERVVKTGFCGIKCVESGGPEPGVGCAGRGVITAISLMEELGAYTPDLDFIFFDVLGDVVCGGFAMPVREGKAQEIYIVASGEMMALYAANNICRGMVKYAEQSGVRLGGIICNSRNVDGERELMEEFCSRIGTRMIHFIPRDNIVQKAEFNRQTVTQFDPDCNQAREYRELARKIIDNDMFVIPQPMTMDEMESLVVKYGLLE, encoded by the coding sequence ATGACCAGAAAAATTGCCATTTACGGAAAGGGTGGTATTGGCAAATCCACCACCCAGCAAAATACCGCTGCCGCCCTTGCCCATTTCTATGGGAAAAAAGTTTTGATCCATGGCTGCGACCCCAAGGCGGACTGCACGCGGTTAATACTTGGCGGCAAGCCGCAGGAGACGGTGATGGATACCCTGCGGGAATTCGGAGAGGACGCGGTGACCATCGAGCGGGTAGTAAAGACCGGGTTCTGCGGGATCAAGTGTGTCGAGTCCGGGGGGCCGGAACCGGGTGTCGGTTGTGCCGGTAGGGGTGTGATCACGGCCATCAGTTTGATGGAAGAGCTGGGTGCTTACACGCCGGACCTGGATTTCATCTTTTTCGACGTGCTGGGTGACGTTGTCTGCGGTGGTTTTGCCATGCCGGTGCGTGAAGGGAAGGCCCAGGAGATCTACATTGTGGCTTCGGGGGAAATGATGGCTCTTTATGCCGCCAATAACATCTGCCGCGGTATGGTCAAGTATGCCGAACAGAGCGGCGTCAGACTGGGGGGTATTATCTGCAACAGCCGTAACGTTGATGGGGAGAGGGAATTGATGGAAGAGTTTTGCTCCAGAATCGGTACCCGGATGATTCACTTTATCCCGCGGGACAATATCGTCCAAAAAGCGGAATTTAACCGCCAGACGGTGACCCAGTTCGATCCGGATTGCAACCAGGCCCGGGAGTACAGGGAGCTGGCCAGAAAAATTATTGATAATGATATGTTCGTCATTCCGCAACCCATGACCATGGACGAGATGGAGAGCCTGGTGGTCAAATACGGCCTGCTGGAGTAA
- a CDS encoding P-II family nitrogen regulator — protein MTKIECIIRPGKLEDVKDALGRFGIHGMTVSQVIGCGLQKGRTEVYRGTEYSINLLPKIKVEIVIADKFVDEVVKLVTEAARTGEIGDGKIFTYPVENAIRIRTGETGESAI, from the coding sequence ATGACCAAAATTGAATGCATCATCCGCCCCGGTAAGCTGGAAGACGTTAAAGATGCTTTGGGAAGATTCGGTATACATGGTATGACCGTATCGCAGGTCATCGGCTGCGGCCTGCAAAAGGGTCGCACCGAGGTCTACCGGGGTACGGAATACAGCATTAACCTGCTGCCCAAAATCAAAGTGGAAATTGTCATTGCCGATAAATTTGTGGATGAGGTGGTAAAGCTGGTTACCGAAGCCGCACGTACCGGTGAAATCGGCGACGGCAAGATTTTTACCTATCCGGTGGAAAACGCCATCCGCATTCGTACCGGTGAAACCGGTGAAAGCGCCATCTGA
- a CDS encoding ammonium transporter produces MNGLYLLPLVLLAAPGLAWAGEAQIDTGDTAFILISAALVMLMTLPGVALFYGGMVRRKNTLSTIMQSLFIMALISVQWVLWGYSLAFGPDQGGLIGDLSWLGLNGVGQEPNADYSATIPHLAFMAFQMMFAVITAALITGSFAERMRFPAFVAFTLLWSTFVYDPLAHWVWGVDGWLRNLGALDFAGGTVVHISSGVSGLIAALVLGQRRGYGSEPMVPHNLPLTVLGAALLWFGWFGFNAGSALSASGLAASAFVVTNTAAAAAALSWVFAEWIRHGKPTVLGGASGLVAGLVAITPASGFVGPIPAVIIGLVAGVVCYLAVSVVKTRLGYDDSLDAFGVHGIGGTWGALATGLFASRAVNPAGVDGLLFGNPHQLWIQFISVLASWLFAAVMTFVILKVVGLFFKLRASEDEEVQGLDITQHGEDAYSDMVLGAPVSRIQSLSASPSTVVTTREAGV; encoded by the coding sequence ATGAATGGCCTTTACCTTTTACCTCTGGTATTGCTGGCCGCACCCGGTCTGGCCTGGGCCGGTGAAGCTCAAATTGATACGGGAGACACCGCATTCATACTTATCTCTGCAGCACTGGTGATGCTCATGACCCTGCCCGGGGTGGCCCTGTTCTACGGTGGTATGGTCAGGCGCAAGAATACCCTCAGCACGATCATGCAGAGCCTGTTTATCATGGCCTTGATTTCAGTACAGTGGGTGCTCTGGGGTTACAGCCTGGCTTTTGGTCCCGACCAGGGGGGGTTAATTGGTGACCTTTCCTGGCTTGGCTTGAACGGTGTAGGTCAAGAGCCCAATGCCGATTATTCGGCTACCATTCCGCACCTGGCTTTTATGGCCTTCCAGATGATGTTTGCAGTCATTACGGCGGCCCTGATTACCGGGTCCTTTGCTGAGCGCATGCGTTTCCCGGCTTTTGTAGCCTTTACCCTGCTCTGGTCGACTTTCGTTTACGACCCCCTGGCCCACTGGGTATGGGGCGTTGATGGCTGGTTGCGCAACCTGGGCGCCCTGGACTTTGCCGGCGGCACGGTGGTGCACATTTCCTCCGGCGTATCCGGCCTGATCGCGGCCCTGGTGCTGGGCCAGCGCAGGGGTTACGGTTCGGAACCGATGGTGCCCCATAACCTGCCCCTTACGGTCCTGGGAGCGGCGCTGCTGTGGTTTGGGTGGTTCGGCTTTAACGCCGGCAGCGCCCTTTCGGCCAGCGGCCTGGCGGCCAGCGCTTTTGTGGTGACCAACACGGCCGCTGCAGCGGCAGCCCTCTCCTGGGTCTTTGCCGAGTGGATCCGTCACGGCAAGCCTACCGTGCTTGGCGGTGCCAGCGGCCTGGTGGCCGGTCTGGTGGCCATCACCCCCGCTTCCGGCTTTGTCGGTCCCATTCCTGCCGTAATCATCGGCCTGGTGGCCGGCGTGGTCTGCTACCTGGCGGTGAGCGTGGTCAAGACCCGGCTGGGTTATGATGATTCACTTGACGCTTTCGGCGTGCACGGTATCGGCGGTACGTGGGGCGCGCTGGCCACCGGCCTGTTTGCTTCCAGGGCTGTTAACCCTGCCGGTGTTGACGGGCTGCTCTTTGGCAACCCCCATCAGCTGTGGATCCAGTTTATCAGCGTACTGGCCAGCTGGCTGTTTGCCGCCGTTATGACTTTCGTCATCCTCAAGGTGGTGGGATTGTTCTTCAAGTTGCGGGCCAGCGAAGATGAAGAGGTACAGGGTCTGGATATCACCCAGCATGGTGAGGATGCCTACTCAGACATGGTGCTGGGCGCACCGGTGAGCCGTATTCAGAGCTTATCGGCTTCTCCTTCTACTGTGGTCACTACCAGGGAAGCCGGTGTGTAA
- a CDS encoding anaerobic glycerol-3-phosphate dehydrogenase subunit C: MTGAREVNLDQCIKCSICTMFCPVAAVNPRFAGPKQCGPDMMRFTLEDPAAVYPGVHYCSNCKNCDLACPSGVRISVINQLAKARSGTAGRPGITGYLPARPDLAGKMASLWPGLVNRVLRWPLGRRLLEKSTGLASRAPLPPYAPLIFRKLLRRVKQNAAGKKVVYFPGCFVEYYRPATGLALVRILKENGYQVVVPGMHCCGLPLFSNGYLNKARRLAAANVQSLAEYALAGMSILTTCPSCYLSLKVEYGELLDVPGSEVVAEKVTDAVAFLANLAANGELAGNFQPVELKIGYHQPCHHKAAGIGIPALRLLKHIPALAVQDLAAGCCGMSGSYGLKRDRYPLAMAVGRELFRAVGETEVQMVVTECGMCGVQINHGTGVMVAHPVEIMAPMGWYGPATQN; encoded by the coding sequence ATGACCGGCGCCCGTGAAGTTAACCTGGATCAATGCATCAAGTGCTCCATTTGCACCATGTTCTGCCCCGTGGCGGCGGTAAACCCCCGTTTTGCCGGGCCCAAGCAATGCGGTCCGGACATGATGCGCTTCACCCTGGAAGATCCAGCCGCCGTGTATCCCGGTGTGCATTACTGTTCCAATTGCAAAAACTGCGACCTGGCCTGCCCTTCCGGAGTGCGCATATCCGTAATCAACCAGCTGGCCAAGGCCCGGTCTGGGACCGCCGGCCGCCCGGGGATTACCGGCTACCTGCCGGCCCGCCCCGATCTGGCAGGTAAAATGGCTTCCCTGTGGCCCGGCCTGGTGAACCGGGTGTTGCGCTGGCCGTTGGGGAGGCGGCTGCTGGAGAAAAGCACCGGTCTTGCGAGCCGGGCCCCGCTGCCGCCCTATGCACCTCTTATCTTCAGGAAATTGTTGCGGCGGGTCAAGCAGAATGCCGCCGGCAAGAAGGTTGTATATTTCCCCGGCTGTTTTGTGGAGTACTACCGCCCGGCTACCGGCCTGGCCCTGGTTCGTATCCTGAAGGAGAACGGGTACCAGGTGGTGGTGCCCGGGATGCATTGTTGCGGCCTGCCCCTCTTCAGCAACGGTTATTTGAACAAGGCACGCCGGTTGGCTGCGGCAAATGTCCAGTCCCTGGCGGAATATGCCCTGGCGGGCATGTCCATTCTCACCACCTGCCCCAGCTGTTACCTCTCGTTAAAGGTGGAATACGGGGAACTGCTGGATGTGCCGGGCAGCGAGGTGGTGGCGGAAAAGGTAACCGATGCCGTGGCATTTCTGGCGAACCTGGCGGCAAACGGCGAGCTGGCGGGCAACTTTCAACCCGTAGAACTCAAAATCGGGTATCACCAGCCCTGCCACCACAAGGCGGCAGGTATCGGCATCCCCGCCCTTCGCCTGTTAAAGCACATACCCGCCCTGGCGGTGCAGGACCTGGCGGCCGGTTGCTGCGGCATGTCCGGCAGTTACGGTTTAAAGCGGGACAGATATCCCCTGGCCATGGCCGTAGGCCGGGAGCTCTTCCGGGCCGTAGGGGAGACGGAAGTGCAAATGGTGGTTACGGAGTGCGGCATGTGTGGAGTGCAGATCAATCACGGCACAGGTGTCATGGTGGCCCATCCCGTGGAAATTATGGCTCCTATGGGTTGGTACGGTCCGGCGACACAAAATTAA